The Streptomyces sp. DH-12 genome has a window encoding:
- a CDS encoding indole-3-glycerol phosphate synthase, protein MFTSVLMIEKALTSADVEFVTTLHGDEPVAFHVLLQPRGEQADRLLRAIDDVALGELDEAVREGETPEGEEARSMGERALAVSLQALRATGDTAEGRLVTDHPLDALKKLVEEVGADEVIVLTDPHYVEEFFHRDWASRARHKVGVPVLKLFSHSKA, encoded by the coding sequence GTGTTCACCAGCGTACTGATGATCGAGAAGGCCCTGACGTCCGCCGACGTGGAGTTCGTCACCACCCTGCACGGCGACGAGCCGGTCGCCTTCCACGTCCTGCTCCAGCCGCGCGGCGAACAGGCCGACCGGCTGCTGAGAGCCATCGACGACGTCGCGCTCGGCGAGCTCGACGAGGCCGTGCGCGAGGGCGAGACCCCCGAGGGCGAGGAGGCCCGCTCCATGGGCGAGCGGGCGCTCGCGGTCTCCCTCCAGGCGCTGCGCGCGACCGGCGACACCGCCGAGGGCCGCCTTGTCACGGACCACCCGCTGGACGCGCTGAAGAAGCTGGTGGAGGAGGTCGGCGCGGACGAGGTGATCGTCCTGACCGACCCGCACTACGTGGAGGAGTTCTTCCACCGCGACTGGGCCTCCCGGGCCCGCCACAAGGTCGGCGTG
- a CDS encoding pyrimidine reductase family protein, with the protein MRRLFPVTDVTDVTDATAAAGGADGREWSLAELAAAYAYPGPGPEGREPWLRGNMVSTLDGAAQHEGRSQPLSCPADMRIFGVLRALADVVVVGAETVRQEGYRPARARAEFATAREAAGQAPAPAIAVVTASLDLDFSLPLFTSPVVPTLVLTGAGADPERTAAAEEAGARVVLAGEGTGVDPERAVRALAGLGHTRLLTEGGPRLLGRLIAAGVLDELCLTVSPMLTAGDAQRIAGGPPVTLPRRYALSSVLEEDGFLFTRYRRA; encoded by the coding sequence ATGCGACGCCTGTTCCCCGTGACCGACGTGACCGACGTGACCGACGCGACCGCAGCCGCCGGCGGGGCGGACGGCCGTGAGTGGAGCCTGGCCGAGCTGGCCGCCGCCTACGCCTACCCCGGGCCCGGCCCGGAGGGCCGTGAGCCGTGGCTGCGCGGCAACATGGTCTCCACCCTCGACGGCGCCGCCCAGCACGAGGGCCGCTCGCAGCCCCTCTCCTGCCCGGCCGACATGCGGATCTTCGGCGTGCTGCGGGCCCTGGCGGACGTCGTCGTGGTCGGCGCGGAAACGGTTCGGCAGGAGGGCTACCGCCCGGCCCGCGCCCGCGCCGAGTTCGCGACGGCCCGCGAGGCCGCCGGGCAGGCCCCGGCGCCCGCGATCGCGGTGGTCACGGCGAGCCTGGACCTCGACTTCTCGCTGCCCCTGTTCACCTCCCCGGTCGTGCCCACCCTGGTCCTCACCGGCGCCGGGGCCGACCCGGAGCGCACGGCCGCCGCCGAGGAGGCGGGCGCCCGCGTGGTCCTCGCCGGCGAGGGGACCGGGGTGGACCCGGAGCGGGCCGTACGGGCCCTCGCCGGGCTGGGGCACACCCGGCTGCTGACCGAGGGCGGTCCCCGGCTGCTGGGCCGGCTGATCGCCGCCGGGGTGCTGGACGAACTGTGCCTCACCGTCTCGCCGATGCTCACGGCCGGTGACGCTCAGCGCATCGCCGGTGGACCCCCAGTGACACTTCCGCGGCGTTACGCGCTGTCGTCGGTGTTGGAGGAGGACGGATTCCTGTTCACGCGTTACCGGCGGGCCTGA